One Amaranthus tricolor cultivar Red isolate AtriRed21 chromosome 1, ASM2621246v1, whole genome shotgun sequence DNA window includes the following coding sequences:
- the LOC130799299 gene encoding ubiquinol oxidase, mitochondrial-like, with product MNRLVTKSSLITMMMKNSSSFYLSSSINGCHRMILGGVIQPEMDRWSLMASEFRRNMTSSPPSPPLSKKEKDIVRELGKTDTKSDLPVISSYWSVPRPEIVKEDGTKWTWNCFMPWETYEADLSIDLSKHHIPKLFTDKVAYRTVKLLRIPTDIFFKRRYGCRAMMLETVAAVPGMVGGMLLHLRSLRKFEQSGGWIKALLEEAENERMHLMTMVELVQPKWYERLLVLAVQGVFFNCYFILYLLSPKVAHRVVGYLEEEAIHSYTEYLKDIDNGSIENVPAPAIAIDYWRLPKDATLKDVITVIRADEAHHRDVNHFASDVHFQGKKLKEAPAPVGYH from the exons ATGAATCGCCTGGTTACAAAATCTTCGCTGATAACCATGATGATGaaaaattcttcatcattttatCTCTCTTCCTCCATTAATGGATGTCATCGGATGATTCTCGGTGGTGTAATTCAGCCGGAGATGGATCGTTGGAGTTTAATGGCTTCGGAGTTTCGCCGGAATATGACGTCATCGCCACCTTCGCCGCCTCTATCGAAGAAGGAGAAGGATATAGTCAGGGAGTTAGGGAAAACGGATACGAAAAGTGATCTTCCTGTGATTTCAAGTTACTGGTCGGTTCCTAGGCCTGAAATTGTGAAAGAGGATGGTACTAAATGGACTTGGAATTGCTTTATG CCTTGGGAGACTTATGAGGCGGACTTGTCAATTGACCTCAGCAAACATCACATACCAAAGTTGTTTACAGACAAAGTTGCCTACAGGACTGTGAAACTTCTCAGAATCCCAACTGATATTTTCTTTAAG AGGCGGTATGGTTGCCGTGCAATGATGCTTGAAACAGTTGCAGCTGTTCCTGGTATGGTTGGTGGAATGCTGCTACATTTAAGATCTCTTCGTAAGTTTGAGCAAAGTGGTGGCTGGATCAAAGCGTTGCTTGAAGAAGCCGAGAATGAAAGGATGCACCTAATGACAATGGTTGAGCTTGTGCAGCCTAAATGGTATGAAAGGTTATTAGTTCTCGCTGTCCAGGGAGTTTTCTTCAACTGTTACTTTATTCTCTATTTGTTATCTCCTAAAGTTGCACACAGAGTAGTTGGTTACCTCGAAGAAGAAGCAATTCATTCTTACACCGAGTATCTAAAGGATATAGACAATGGTTCAATTGAGAATGTACCCGCTCCTGCTATTGCTATTGACTACTGGAGGCTGCCAAAAGATGCCACCTTGAAGGATGTTATAACTGTCATCCGGGCTGACGAAGCTCATCACCGTGATGTTAACCACTTCGCTTCT GATGTCCATTTTCAGGGAAAGAAACTGAAAGAAGCACCAGCTCCTGTTGGTTATCACTAA
- the LOC130815036 gene encoding uncharacterized protein LOC130815036, producing the protein MFHHHHQFHNVNSNIDNYSTPIRGESLDENEMEYAAADDDDENEGNDQDDQYGEDGGNFVHHVDTNLDTQPSFQDLVSQFSSPPSFTQLVQPSQQHSNDEGLIPSKKSWDLIEDIALICSVMNTNTDPIVSTNQKIKVRWQKVTEAYDAARMERPHLIPRRTADMLKCRWGRVALAYLKWSGSYDEALRRKKSGTTDEDVLKEAESSGKRSRTEEDSETPTSEPQGGSSTRPEGVKKAKTHMTGKNVADQSIQALSAFGESLRLNLENNEGEDRTSKTKRSPKTKTTSTGIYRMNWEICQTLSKKETL; encoded by the exons atgtttcaccatcatcatcaatttCACAATGTCAACTCTAATATTGATAACTATTCAACTCCAATAAGGGGTGAAAGTTTAGACGAAAATGAGATGGAGTATGCTGctgctgatgatgatgatgaaaatgaaggaAATGATCAAGATGATCAATATGGTGAAGATGGGGGAAATTTTGTTCATCATGTTGATACTAATCTTGACACCCAACCATCATTTCAAGATCTAGTTTCACAATTTAGTTCACCACCGAGTTTCACTCAATTGGTTCAACCATCTCAACAGCATTCTAATGATGAAGGCCTTATACCTTCAAAGAAAAGTTGGGATTTGATTGAAGATATTGCTCTCATATGTTCAGTCATGAACACAAATACAGATCCAATTGTGAGCACCAACCAAAAGATAAAAGTGAGGTGGCAGAAAGTTACGGAAGCTTATGATGCAGCGAGGATGGAACGACCCCATCTGATCCCACGAAGAACCGCCGACATGCTTAAATGTCGTTGGGGTAGAGTTGCTCTAGCATATTTGAAGTGGTCTGGAAGTTATGACGAGGCTCTTAGGAGGAAGAAGAGTGGCACGACAGACGAAGATGTGCTTAAAGAAGC TGAAAGTAGTGGAAAAAGATCAAGGACGGAAGAAGATTCTGAAACACCAACAAGTGAACCTCAAGGAGGATCATCTACTCGTCCCGAGGGTGTGAAGAAGGCTAAGACTCACATGACTGGGAAAAATGTTGCAGATCAATCAATTCAAGCTTTGAGTGCATTTGGAGAGAGTCTTCGacttaatttagaaaataatgaAGGAGAAGATAGAActtcaaaaacgaaaagaagcccgaaaacaaaaacaacttctaCTGGAATTTATCGAATGAATTGGGAGATCTGTCAAACATTAAGCAAAAAGGAAACTCTTTAG